AGGTGTATGCAAGAGGGTGTGTTTATAGCTATAGTGAGCGATGCACACTCTGTAAAGCATCTACGCTATATACACTTAGGGGTTGGTCTTGCAAGAAGGGGATGGGCTGTTCCTGAGCTCGTCTTGAACGCAAAGGACCTGCAAGGCATTAGAGACTTTGTAAGGCGTAAAAGGGAGCTTATGTTAAGTGGAAAAATCTGATGACTTTTAAGCTAAGAGGCTTATATTCAAATAACCTGTGGAGGCGAACATGCAAGTGGAGTTTATGGTGGAAAGGGCTTCTAAGAGCTTAAGGTCCATAGGCGAAAAGGTTCTTGAGGGCAAAAGGCTTTCTGTAGAAGACGCAGTAAGGCTCTTTTATGAGGCAGACCTTAGCTATGTGGGTGCGTTGGCGGAGTGGGTAAACCGTAAAAAGAACGGACACTTTGCCTACTTTGTGGTAAACAGACAGATAAACCCTACCAACATATGCATATATCAATGTAATTTCTGCAGTTTTGGGGTGGTAAAGTCTGACCCAAGGGCATATGAGATGAGCCTTGAGGAGGTCCTAAAAAAAGTGGAAGAGACCTACAAAATGGGTGGAAGGGAGGTGCATATTGTAGGTGGCATACCACCGCATTGGAAGGTGGAGCACTACGTAAACCTTGTGAAGGAGATAAAGAGGGCTTTTCCAGATATGGTGGTAAAGGCGTGGACCGCCATTGAAATACATCATATGAGCAAAATCTCTGGAAGGAGCTACGAGGATATTCTTCTGGAGCTCAAGTCCGCAGGGCTTGATGCCATACCCGGGGGTGGAGCGGAGATATTCTCCGAGAGGGTAAGGAGGATAATAGCACCCTACAAGGCTAATGCGGAAGAGTATCTGCAGGTGCATAGAACCGCTCATAAGCTGGGAATTCCCACCAATGCAACCATGCTGTATGGACACTTAGAGACCTACGAGGAAAGGGTAGAACACATGGAAAGGCTAAGAAGTCTGCAAGATGAAACGGGAGGCTTTCAGGTCTTTATACCTCTTGCCTACTGGCCAGAGGGGACAAGGATAGGAGGGAAAAGAACTTCCTCTGTGGATGATTTGAAAACCATAGCCATATCACGGCTCTTTTTGGATAACTTTGACCACATAAAGGCATACTGGGTCACCCTTGGTGAGAGGGTAGCACAGGTGGCTCTAAATATGGGTGCGGATGACCTTGACGGGACCATCCAAGAGGAAAAAATAGTCCATTCTGCGGGAACAACCTCTGCGGTGGGACATACAAAGGAAAGGCTCATAAAACTCATAAGGTCCGCAGGCAAGATACCAGTGGAAAGGGACACCTTTTATAACCCAGTAGCCATCTATCCTTGACCACTTTGTAGGAGTTTTTTTAGGCTTTTGGATATCTCCCTCATAACAGGCTCAATCTTGTCCTTTATCTCCATAAGCCTCTCATATAGCTCCTGTGGGCTCACTTCCCACGTGCTTATGAGCTTGTTTTTTAGGTTCGTCATCTTGAAAACATCCATGTAATACTCTTGAGGAATAACGCCAGCTTCCACCAACTTTGAAAGACAGTCATCTCCAAACTTTCTTACTCCAAACTTGGGAGCAAGGTGCTTGCATATATCAAAAAGGCTATCGTAAGCCACCTGATAGAAGTATTTGACCCTATCGTAATACATGGGCGTCTTTGAAAATTCCTCAAAGCCTTGAGAAAGCACAAAGTCTATCTTTTTCACAGACTCCTTTATGTATTTTGCCTTTTCGTTTAGAAGGTCAAAGTCTATAAGAAGGGGGTTGTTGGTCTCCCTTTTGACAAACTCCACTACCGCTTTGGCGTATTCCTTAAAAAGGGGCAAAAACTTAACAAGGGAGCGGTAGAGTTCTTCTGCCTGCAGGGTTTCCCTTAGGTCTCTGTGCTTTATGTAAAACTGGGCAAGCTCTCCCAAGGCTTGTGCCTGAGAGAGACCAACAAGCTCACCTATTTTCTGAAGACAGTCCTTTGAAGTGGTCTTTATGTCATAGACCGCAGAAAGATGCCTGCAGACTCTCATAGCACTTTCAAAAGCCAGATTGAAGTCTACTCTAACCTTGTCTTGGAGCAGTTTATTGGAGACAAACTCCTCTTCAGGAAGGGATAGGTTCTTCTTTAGGTCTGTGTAGGCTTTCTCAAGTTGAGTAAAGCTCTCCAATATTAGGCTTATCTTGGGCTTTTTCTTGGTTTCTTGCATGGTATAAATTTATGCTCCAAGGAGCTCTTCTCTTGTGATGTATTGTTGTAGACGCTCTATGGACTTTGCTCTGCCAGTGCTTTCTTCCACTTCTACGAGCAAGGCATTTACCACAAGGTCTTCCTTCTCTTCTACCTCATACTTTTGGGGAATACCCTTTGTAAACCTATCTATAGCTTGCTGGGGTTTCATGCCTATTGCGGAATACCAACATCCTGTCATACCCACATCGGAAGTATAGGCTGTTCCCTTTTTAAGTATTATCTGGTCTGCGGTAGGCACGTGGGTATGCGTGCCATAAACAAGACTTGCCCTACCATCCACATATATGCCAAAAGCCCACTTTTCTGAGGTGGTCTCCGCATGAAAGTCCACGACCACTATGGGAGTTTCCTTGCTTACCTCTTGGTAAAGCCTATCAAAGACCAAGAAGGGGTTTTCAAGGTTTGAGTCTAAGAGAGACCTACCCATGAGGTTTATAACTGCAAACCTTATGCCCTTTTTCTCAAAGATACCATAGCCTCTGCCGGGAACACCCTCGGGATAGTTGGCTGGTCGCAGGAGGTTGGGAGAGGTGTCTATAAATTGGTAAACTTCCTTTTTGTCCCATATGTGGTTTCCAGAGGTCATAATATCCACGCCCATGCCTTGTAGCTCTTCGTAGACCTTTTTTGTTATACCAAAGCCACCTGCGGAGTTTTCCACATTAACAAGCACCACGTCCACCAAATCCCTGTAGCCTGCGAGAAAATACCTAAGTGCCTTTCTTCCAGGCTTTCCTATTATGTCTCCAAATATTAGAAATCTCATGGCTTTTTGGTGCGGGTGGAGGGAGTTGAACCCTCACGGGCATAAGCCCACTGGATCCTGAGTCCAGCGCGTCTGCCAATTCCGCCACACCCGCTGAATATTAGATTATAATTCACT
This DNA window, taken from Aquificaceae bacterium, encodes the following:
- the mqnE gene encoding aminofutalosine synthase MqnE, whose product is MQVEFMVERASKSLRSIGEKVLEGKRLSVEDAVRLFYEADLSYVGALAEWVNRKKNGHFAYFVVNRQINPTNICIYQCNFCSFGVVKSDPRAYEMSLEEVLKKVEETYKMGGREVHIVGGIPPHWKVEHYVNLVKEIKRAFPDMVVKAWTAIEIHHMSKISGRSYEDILLELKSAGLDAIPGGGAEIFSERVRRIIAPYKANAEEYLQVHRTAHKLGIPTNATMLYGHLETYEERVEHMERLRSLQDETGGFQVFIPLAYWPEGTRIGGKRTSSVDDLKTIAISRLFLDNFDHIKAYWVTLGERVAQVALNMGADDLDGTIQEEKIVHSAGTTSAVGHTKERLIKLIRSAGKIPVERDTFYNPVAIYP
- a CDS encoding DUF86 domain-containing protein, encoding MQETKKKPKISLILESFTQLEKAYTDLKKNLSLPEEEFVSNKLLQDKVRVDFNLAFESAMRVCRHLSAVYDIKTTSKDCLQKIGELVGLSQAQALGELAQFYIKHRDLRETLQAEELYRSLVKFLPLFKEYAKAVVEFVKRETNNPLLIDFDLLNEKAKYIKESVKKIDFVLSQGFEEFSKTPMYYDRVKYFYQVAYDSLFDICKHLAPKFGVRKFGDDCLSKLVEAGVIPQEYYMDVFKMTNLKNKLISTWEVSPQELYERLMEIKDKIEPVMREISKSLKKLLQSGQG
- a CDS encoding TIGR00282 family metallophosphoesterase translates to MRFLIFGDIIGKPGRKALRYFLAGYRDLVDVVLVNVENSAGGFGITKKVYEELQGMGVDIMTSGNHIWDKKEVYQFIDTSPNLLRPANYPEGVPGRGYGIFEKKGIRFAVINLMGRSLLDSNLENPFLVFDRLYQEVSKETPIVVVDFHAETTSEKWAFGIYVDGRASLVYGTHTHVPTADQIILKKGTAYTSDVGMTGCWYSAIGMKPQQAIDRFTKGIPQKYEVEEKEDLVVNALLVEVEESTGRAKSIERLQQYITREELLGA